From Strongyloides ratti genome assembly S_ratti_ED321, scaffold srae_chrx_scaffold0000002:
ttaatgttacaaaataaaactacattgtagtttaattattgtaaaattattaatttgaaaaaaattctaattaaaattagaaaattaatagtgaaaatatttttttaatatgctTTATTATAagtcatttttaataaaatttttatataattaaacatttacatttgtttatataaaactatataaagtaaatgtaatattttattgaatcGTGATACTAGTTCGattaatgaattattttaaaagtatttgaGTAAAAAAGtctatgaaaataaattaaaaaatgaataatttaagATTAAACCAATCAAATTTTAccaaaaaagtaaaaaattgtcttaattttataatattgtttaaatgtatatattttttacatccattttgttactttaaaattaaaattcaaAAGAAGATTTATTACCAAGTTGTTGAATTAAGAGACATCTCTATttgaaaaatgaataaatattaaaaaaaaaatttataattagatCAATAAAAAGTCATTCtttaaattcttttctttttttaaaaaaatcagtATTTATTTGATTGCTAACAACTATCATTGATAACccaagcaaaaaaaaaagaaattttaatattaaagtaattgagaatatattttaaaaagtaaattttcaTCAAAAACAGTCGTAATACTTATagataactaaaaatattatcaatttcgagaataaatagtaaaactatttttccctgtaatacttaaaaaaatctaattacattaaaactttattttaatattcatatgattttatattaattaatattatattgaattacattaatttttaattaaataacatcataaagcttattttaaaaagaaaaaaaagttttttttcccacttaattttaaagaaaatatgttAAGTTAGCaactaattaataaaaaattaattgtttataatattattttaatttcctTTTATCTTTCCAATTATCGTAAATtaacttaaaatttataaaaaatatataattattttctttataattattctataaaacaaattaaacaaaaaaacttttctattaaaaatagaaaatttttatgtaaaataacACTTGTCTAAAATGTTTTTGGAAGAAATTTGACActatacaattttatatactCTCATGCTTGAATAAAtctaatattgataattaatttatttcaacatgctaaataaattttttataatttttatcaatttagtctagaaaaattttaacatttataaatataactacattaattttacactttttgtttacttaaatatatagtaCAATGGTATGCAATAATTCTCTTAATCACTACTACATATTGACATAAAGCATAGATTTATAAGAGTTTTAgacaaattattaattttaatgatttatttgtaatatgttaatatttttaaaagattacaaataaaacgtttttgaaaaaatattaattacttttaaaatgaaaacataaaataatttttttgaataaataatcttcataaaataaacaataatatattactttttgattattattaaatttttcaaaaatttaaaaaacatcacaatataatcttaaaaaagtttcaaaataatagaaataatatagttaaattaaaagttattaaaatgtcttaattatttaaagcatttgtaatttattttataaataagaggaatcaaataattttatacaataattaagcaaatttttttttattttaacaaacattttaatctattcattaatataaagataaattaatatcttttatataaacgttttatattataattctgcttttttttaaacatataatttttttatcaataaattataataaaatgaaaaaaattattaaagatcGTGATTACATTATTAACAGCTTAAGAAAaacaacaataatattttataattatttatgttaaaaaaatatagaattgttagttcttaaaaataaatactttttttaattaaaaaaaaatatctttcttttaaaattttttgattttaattttgtctataaataaatttatatgaataaattaatttttttagcatAATTACATTTCTAACTATCATAAGtatgattttattttgttttccTTAAAACTgtcttaatattaaaaatagaacaattatattaataaatttaatttaaagtaaattttgtttttcatatattaaaatattatgttattttttgtaataacaacaaaaaattttacaattgtTTTCAAAATGatagtaaatatatttttatttatatcttgAATATCtcaaaatcatatttttttttatttgtagtTAATTTcatagttataaaaaatattttaaaatatgtttttacttttttttttggtaaaatttgataattaaaatgctaaattatttttttttatttatcttgcAATATACTTTgcataaattaaaaaaatcatttttttatttgagataaaattaaaacaaatgttaaaatttttatgacatttaattttttgttttttttttgcaaaagtGCAATTTAGTGTAGTTGGTAAAATTACTACACATTTaatgaaacatttatttgatatatttcTCATTAGGGaccaaaaatttataatgaatGTTCTCATGggaataatgttttttttttttgtaaaaaacaaaaaagtttaacgataagaaaatataatatgtacTTTCTTTCagataaattaatatcttATTAAATAGAGGTTTCTTACCTGTactattgtttttatataatttaacaaaaacagatatttcaagaaaataaaataataaaaataatatattatattgactttaattttttttttttgttttttttataagtgtattttttaatattagacaataaaaatataaatagatgataaagaaacattttataCGCAATAATTATAGGTTGTCTTATATGAaatgcattttttttaatatgtaagatatcagttaattttttaacgaTTTAATgattgttttaaaaagttaaatattttgtttgaTTCGTCAGAATCTTTTCAATAAAagacatataaaaaataatgaagatgaaaaaaaCTAACTTTATTTCATCAATTTCTGTTATGCTTTCAAAAACGAATATTCGTATTATTTTCTCCATGAGTTCAAAAGAAGGACGAATGCAACAAGAACGACCATTAATGTTATAGAATTTTTCGAGGAGAATCTTATGAATCCAAGAAAAGTACGATGGTTGTTCAAAAAGATTTAGGGAGGGAATTAAAGATTATGGAAGACCAACTTCAACTGTTAATAATAACGATCTGAATGACGTTattgaagaaattttttgTGAAACATTTAGAAAAGTGTCTAAAGTTTTGGGAGTATCTATATTCAGCGTTTTCCGTCATTTGCAACAAATTGGAAAGGCAAAAAAACTAGATCAATGGATACCAcataaattaaacaaaaatcaaaaaatcgTCGTTTTTAATTCTGTTCTTCTTTACTGTTAAGAAACAAAAACGAATCTTTTTTGATTGAATTATAAAGTGTGATGAAAATGGATTCTTTATGACAACAGGAACCGAAATGAACAAAAAttagacaaaaaaatatataaaacaattcCTGGAATCACAGACAactctaaaaaaatttatggtATTTGTTTGTGGTCTTTTGAAGGAATTTTGCATTATGAATTTATGAGACCTAGTGAAACAGTAAATTCTAATTTGTACCGAATTAGAAACGATGTGTTCTatttaatagattttttttaaaataaaaatattcatttataattgaattataagcgtttaaaatttttataaaaaaaattgcattTACTGTGAGACAACCTAATACATTACCATTTTATTTCAGATGAcatacattaatatttatacatgttttcttaataatcaaaaaaaataaaattatgttttgTATTTTGTAacttttaagaaaaatacttttaaatatttgtatatataactAATCTTTATAccttcaaaa
This genomic window contains:
- a CDS encoding Histone-lysine N-methyltransferase SETMAR encodes the protein MLSKTNIRIIFSMSSKEGRMQQERPLMEGIKDYGRPTSTVNNNDLNDVIEEIFCETFRKVSKVLGVSIFSVFRHLQQIGKAKKLDQWIPHKLNKNQKIVVFNSVLLYC